The proteins below are encoded in one region of Malaclemys terrapin pileata isolate rMalTer1 chromosome 8, rMalTer1.hap1, whole genome shotgun sequence:
- the DNASE2B gene encoding deoxyribonuclease-2-beta has product MTAGSLSSCVFLLLFSSIRSLWAAEISCKSEDGNPVDWFLLYKLPNYIRKASPGTGLEYMYMDSLTQTWQLSKFLINMTQSALGQTLNQLYEAYKSKNDSTAYVIYNDDVPHSKHYSWKQGHTKGFLLLDKSQGFWGIHSIPLFPPFPEEGYGYPPTGKQNAQMAICITFRYNQFAEIDKQLLCYNPNIYSCSIPDIFHPDLPNLQKLCVGSALPLVPWRHLSKLQSAQGENFLHFAKSRFFVDDIYVAWMAQQLQTDLLAESWQHDGQELPSNCSLQHHVYNINLIKTPWNSTFSSYYDHSKWCVSWRYEDQWMCIGDLNRAPQQAWRSGGFICTQNPYIYKAFRHMIFHYHSCNNSRRWI; this is encoded by the exons ATGACTGCAGGATCTTTATCGAGTTGCGTTTTTTTGCTGTTATTTAGTTCCATCAGGTCCCTTTGGGCAGctgaaatttcctgcaaaagTGAAGATGGTAACCCGGTTGATTG GTTTCTTCTTTACAAGTTACCAAATTATATAAGAAAAGCGAGTCCCGGGACTGGGCTGGAGTACATGTACATGGATTCTTTGACGCAAACTTGGCAATTGAGTAAATTCCTGATCAATATGACACAAAGTGCCCTGGGGCAAACATTAAACCAACTTTATGAAGCTTATAAATCCAAG AACGACAGCACTGCCTATGTGATATACAATGATGATGTCCCTCACTCAAAGCAttacagctggaaacaaggacaCACTAAAG GATTTCTGCTCTTGGACAAATCACAAGGTTTCTGGGGGATTCACAGCATCCCTCTGTTCCCTCCATTTCCTGAGGAGGGTTATGGATATCCACCGACTGGAAAGCAAAATGCACAGATGGCCATCTGTATAACATTCAGATATAACCAGTTTGCAGAAATAG ACAAACAGTTGTTATGCTACAATCCAAACATCTACAGCTGCTCCATCCCTGATATCTTTCACCCTGACCTCCCAAATCTGCAAAAACTTTGTGTAGGTTCTGCGCTGCCTCTAGTCCCTTGGCGCCACCTCTCCAAACTCCAGTCAGCCCAGGGAGAAAACTTCCTCCACTTTGCTAAATCACGCTTTTTTGTTGATG ATATCTACGTAGCCTGGATGGCTCAACAGTTGCAGACAGATTTGTTAGCAGAATCCTGGCAGCATGATGGACAGGAGCTTCCCTCAAACTGCTCTCTCCAACACCATGTCTACAACATAAACCTCATTAAGACACCGTGGAATTCCACTTTCAGTTCCTATTATGATCACTCTAAATGGTGTGTTTCCTGGAGATATGAAGATCAATGGATGTGTATTGGAGACTTAAACCGTGCTCCTCAACAGGCTTGGAGAAGCGGTGGGTTCATTTGTACCCAGAATCCGTACATTTACAAAGCTTTCAGACACATGATCTTCCATTACCATAGCTGTAATAATTCCCGAAGATGGATATGA